Proteins encoded by one window of Glycine soja cultivar W05 chromosome 15, ASM419377v2, whole genome shotgun sequence:
- the LOC114387917 gene encoding uncharacterized protein LOC114387917: protein MAVTLTSTLFMALLFAASAFAALQPRVPEAYLQNGNFEEQPNPKNLQKTKLMGKYSLPKWEVNGLVEYVSGGPQPGGMFFPVTHGIHAVRLGNEASISQNIKVKPGQLYALILGASRTCAQDEVLRISVPPQTGDVPLQTLYSLNGDVIAWGFKATSSVVKVTFHNPGVQEDPSCGPLLDAIAIREFYPPMPTRVNLVKNPGFEEGPFPIFNSTNGVLLPPQQQDGFSPLPGWIIESLKAVKFIDSKHFNVPFGLGAVELVAGRESAIAQIIRTVTNKVYNITFSVGDAKNGCHGSMMVEAFAAKDTFKVPFKSEGKGTSKTVSFKFKAIAPRTRLTFYSSFYHTRIDDYGSLCGPVIDQVIVFPVA from the exons ATGGCGGTGACTTTAACATCAACCCTCTTTATGGCTTTGCTATTTGCTGCTTCAGCTTTTGCTGCTCTTCAGCCTAGAGTACCTGAAG CTTACCTTCAAAATGGAAACTTTGAGGAGCAGCCAAACCCCAAAAACCTCCAGAAAACAAAGCTCATGGGGAAATATTCTTTGCCCAAATGGGAAGTCAATGGTCTGGTTGAGTATGTCTCTGGGGGTCCCCAACCTGGAGGCATGTTCTTCCCAGTGACTCATGGAATCCATGCTGTGAGGCTTGGCAATGAGGCCTCAATCTCCCAAAATATCAAGGTCAAACCCGGTCAACTGTATGCTCTAATTCTTGGGGCCTCAAGGACTTGTGCACAGGATGAAGTTTTGAGGATCTCTGTGCCTCCACAGACTGGTGATGTTCCTTTGCAGACCCTTTATAGCCTCAATGGTGATGTTATTGCTTGGGGGTTTAAGGCCACTTCTAGTGTTGTCAAAGTGACTTTCCACAACCCCGGAGTTCAAGAAGATCCATCTTGTGGCCCTCTTTTGGATGCCATTGCTATCAGAGAGTTCTACCCTCCAATGCCTACAAGAG TTAACTTGGTAAAAAATCCTGGCTTTGAGGAGGGTCCATTCCCCATTTTCAACTCAACCAATGGTGTTTTGCTCCCGCCTCAACAACAAGATGGCTTCTCCCCACTCCCTGGTTGGATTATTGAGTCACTCAAGGCTGTGAAGTTCATTGATTCAAAGCATTTCAATGTCCCATTTGGGCTGGGAGCAGTGGAGCTTGTGGCAGGCAGGGAAAGTGCCATTGCCCAAATCATCAGAACAGTTACCAACAAAGTCTACAACATCACATTTTCAGTTGGAGATGCCAAAAATGGGTGTCATGGATCAATGATGGTTGAAGCATTTGCCGCTAAAGATACCTTCAAAGTTCCCTTCAAATCTGAAGGGAAGGGAACATCCAAGACTGTAAGCTTCAAGTTCAAAGCAATTGCACCAAGAACCAGACTCACTTTCTACAGTTCCTTCTACCATACCAGAATTGATGACTATGGTTCTCTTTGTGGCCCTGTTATTGATCAAGTTATAGTGTTCCCTGTTGCCTAA